A stretch of the Vitis vinifera cultivar Pinot Noir 40024 chromosome 16, ASM3070453v1 genome encodes the following:
- the LOC100253508 gene encoding plastid division protein PDV1: MKWEMEIEEIEAILEKIWDLHDKLSDAIHSISRFHFLNSIKSLRKSDKSKPLNDVDENRFGFVYAKDFRVEDDDLAIQEAKSLNAIRTALENLEDQLEFFHTVQVHQQAERDAAIARLEQSRIVLAIRLSEHHGKKYKVIEEAMAFVGDVRDAGPFVLPDNLFGPPVSPPGKNVAPHEEKRSNFLIKVLISCFNFGKKSLKLDHMGGILGNAALVAVSMLALLHLNQVTYKDKIVLEPPQKREDNIYRNRNVKRTSRVESSSLSSELNQLDVLYARG; the protein is encoded by the exons ATGAAATGGGAAATGGAGATCGAAGAAATCGAGGCAATTCTCGAGAAAATTTGGGACCTGCACGACAAACTAAGCGACGCAATCCACTCAATTTCCCgatttcattttctcaattcCATCAAATCCCTTAGAAAATCCGACAAAAGTAAACCCCTCAACGACGTCGATGAGAATCGGTTTGGTTTCGTATACGCCAAGGATTTTAGGGTCGAAGACGATGACTTGGCGATTCAAGAGGCTAAGAGTCTCAATGCCATCAGAACCGCTCTCGAGAACCTCGAAGACCAGCTCGAGTTCTTCCAC ACTGTACAGGTACATCAACAAGCAGAGAGGGATGCTGCAATTGCACGACTAGAACAAAGTCGGATTGTTCTTGCAATTAGGTTGTCTGAACACCATGGCAAGAAGTACAAAGTCATTGAAGAAGCTATGGCATTTGTGGGAGATGTTCGTGATGCAGGTCCCTTTGTTTTACCTGATAATCTTTTTGGTCCTCCAGTAAGTCCCCCTGGGAAGAACGTTGCACCCCATGAAGAGAAGAGGTCAAATTTTCTCATCAAAGTTCTCATTTCTTGTTTCAATTTCGGGAAGAAATCACTTAAATTGGATCATATGGGTGGGATCCTTGGTAATGCTGCTCTAGTCGCTGTTAGCATGCTTGCACTGCTACATCTGAACCAAGTAACTTACAAGGACAAAATTGTATTAGAACCTCCACAGAAGCGAGAAGATAATATCTACAGAAATCGAAATGTGAAGAGAACTTCTCGGGTTGAGAGTTCTTCTTTAAGTAGTGAACTGAACCAGTTGGATGTGTTATATGCCAGGGGCTAA
- the LOC100253597 gene encoding low affinity inorganic phosphate transporter 4: protein MSDGLAVLHALDSARTQWYHITAIVIAGMGFFTDAYDLFCISTVSKLLGRLYYYDPTKDKPGKLPHGVNNFVIGVALVGTLSGQLVFGWLGDKLGRKKVYGMTLILMSICAICSGLSFGFSNKSVITTLCFFRFWLGFGIGGDYPLSATIMSEYANKKTRGAFIAAVFAMQGVGIVFAGLVSMILSKLFLLKYETVPFSEEPILSTQPEADYLWRIVLMLGALPALLTYYWRMKMPETGRYTALIEGNAKQAAADMGRVLEIEIQAEADKVAEFKAANEYSLWSREFFDRHGRHLIGTMSTWFLLDIAFYSQNLTQKDIFPAMNLVKKDYEVSALREMFETSRAMFVVALLGTFPGYWFTVFFIDRIGRFIIQLVGFFMMSLFMLIIGIKYEYLRDDNKWLFAVLYGLTFFFANFGPNSTTFVLPAELFPTRVRSTCHAMSAAAGKAGAMIGAFVVATYTLDGKANEIRIAMITMACTNMLGFFCTFLVTETKGRSLEEISGEDGGINETEMASRPS from the coding sequence ATGTCTGACGGTCTCGCTGTGCTACATGCTCTTGATTCAGCTCGAACACAATGGTACCACATCACCGCCATCGTCATCGCCGGCATGGGCTTCTTCACTGATGCCTATGATCTCTTCTGCATCTCCACCGTCTCCAAACTCCTCGGCCGCCTTTACTACTATGACCCCACTAAAGATAAGCCTGGGAAGCTCCCCCACGGTGTTAACAACTTTGTGATTGGGGTTGCCCTAGTAGGAACCCTATCAGGCCAACTAGTATTTGGTTGGCTTGGTGACAAACTTGGCCGGAAAAAAGTTTATGGCATGACTCTCATTCTTATGTCCATTTGTGCCATCTGCTCTGGCCTATCCTTCGGCTTCAGCAATAAATCTGTAATCACTACACTTTGTTTCTTCAGATTCTGGCTAGGGTTTGGAATTGGAGGTGACTATCCTCTCTCCGCAACGATCATGTCGGAGTatgcaaataaaaaaactcGTGGGGCTTTTATTGCAGCCGTGTTTGCTATGCAGGGCGTGGGGATCGTTTTTGCAGGGCTGGTTTCCATGATTCTCTCGAAGCTCTTTCTCCTCAAGTATGAGACTGTGCCATTCAGTGAGGAACCTATACTTTCTACACAACCTGAGGCAGATTATCTATGGCGGATCGTGCTGATGCTTGGAGCCTTGCCTGCGCTTTTAACATACTATTGGAGAATGAAGATGCCGGAGACCGGTCGGTACACTGCCCTTATTGAAGGAAATGCTAAACAAGCTGCTGCAGACATGGGTAGGGTTCTTGAGATTGAAATCCAAGCTGAAGCAGATAAAGTGGCAGAGTTTAAGGCTGCTAACGAGTACTCATTATGGTCGAGAGAGTTCTTTGATCGCCATGGGCGTCACCTGATAGGCACAATGAGCACCTGGTTCTTGTTGGACATAGCCTTCTACAGCCAAAACCTAACTCAGAAGGATATTTTTCCGGCGATGAACCTGGTAAAGAAAGATTATGAAGTCAGTGCTCTCCGGGAAATGTTCGAGACATCCAGGGCCATGTTTGTGGTGGCCTTGCTGGGGACTTTTCCGGGATACTGGTTCACAGTTTTCTTCATTGACCGGATTGGCCGATTCATCATCCAGCTTGTGGGGTTCTTCATGATGTCCTTATTCATGCTGATAATAGGAATCAAGTACGAATACCTCAGGGACGATAATAAATGGCTGTTTGCAGTCCTATATGGGCTGACCTTCTTCTTCGCCAATTTCGGTCCAAACAGCACAACTTTTGTTCTTCCGGCCGAGCTGTTCCCGACCCGAGTGAGATCAACATGCCATGCAATGAGCGCTGCGGCCGGGAAGGCTGGGGCTATGATCGGGGCATTTGTGGTGGCGACCTATACTTTGGATGGTAAAGCTAATGAAATTAGGATAGCCATGATAACCATGGCCTGTACAAACATGCTAGGGTTCTTCTGCACATTCTTGGTGACGGAGACCAAAGGCCGATCCCTCGAGGAAATATCAGGCGAGGATGGAGGTATTAATGAAACCGAGATGGCTAGCAGACCATCTTAA
- the LOC100258742 gene encoding low affinity inorganic phosphate transporter 4 — MSNSLAVLHALDSARTQWYHITAIIIAGMGFFTDAYDLFCISTISKLLGRLYYYDPVGSPEKPGKLPHNVNNAVVGVALFGTLTGQLVFGWLGDKLGRKRVYGFTLILMVVCAICSGLSFGYSPKAVIITLCFFRFWLGFGIGGDYPLSATIMSEYANKKTRGAFIAAVFAMQGMGIIFAGLVSMILSKLFLLKYETVSFREDPVRSTQREADFLWRIVLMLGALPALLTYYWRMKMPETGRYTALIEGNAKQAAADMGRVLEIEIQEEADKVAEFKAANEYSLWSREFFDRHGLHLIGTMSTWFLLDIAFYSQNLTQKDIFPAMNLVNKDYQVSALREMFETSRAMFVVALLGTFPGYWFTVFFIERIGRYIIQLVGFFMMSLFMLIIGIKYEYLRDDNKWLFAVLYGLTFFFANFGPNSTTFVLPAELFPTRVRSTCHAMSAAAGKAGAMIGAFVVATYTLDGKANEIRVAMITMACTNMLGFFCTFLVTETKGRSLEEISGEDGGNNETQMPSTPSK, encoded by the coding sequence ATGTCTAACAGTCTTGCTGTGCTACATGCCCTTGATTCAGCCAGAACACAATGGTACCACATCACCGCCATCATCATCGCCGGCATGGGCTTCTTCACCGACGCCTATGACCTCTTCTGCATCTCCACCATCTCCAAACTCTTGGGCCGTCTCTACTACTACGACCCTGTTGGCAGCCCTGAAAAGCCCGGCAAGCTCCCCCACAACGTCAATAATGCCGTTGTCGGTGTTGCCCTGTTCGGAACCCTAACAGGACAGTTGGTGTTTGGCTGGTTGGGGGACAAGCTCGGCCGGAAAAGAGTTTATGGCTTCACTCTCATTCTTATGGTTGTTTGTGCTATTTGCTCCGGTCTGTCATTTGGGTATAGCCCAAAAGCTGTAATCATTACACTTTGTTTCTTCAGGTTCTGGCTAGGGTTTGGGATTGGTGGAGACTATCCCCTTTCCGCGACGATCATGTCGGAGTATGCGAATAAAAAGACTCGTGGGGCTTTTATTGCGGCAGTGTTTGCTATGCAGGGCATGGGGATCATTTTTGCGGGGCTGGTTTCCATGATTCTCTCGAAGCTCTTCCTCCTCAAGTATGAGACTGTGTCATTCAGAGAGGATCCTGTGCGTTCTACCCAACGTGAGGCGGATTTTCTGTGGCGGATCGTGCTGATGCTCGGAGCCTTGCCGGCACTTTTAACGTACTACTGGAGAATGAAGATGCCGGAAACTGGTCGGTACACTGCCCTTATAGAAGGAAATGCTAAACAAGCTGCTGCAGACATGGGTCGGGTTCTTGAGATTGAAATCCAAGAGGAAGCAGATAAAGTGGCAGAGTTTAAGGCTGCTAACGAGTACTCATTATGGTCGAGAGAGTTCTTTGATCGCCATGGGCTTCACCTGATAGGCACAATGAGCACCTGGTTCTTGTTGGACATAGCCTTCTACAGCCAAAACCTAACTCAGAAGGATATTTTTCCGGCGATGAACCTGGTAAATAAAGATTATCAAGTCAGTGCACTCCGGGAAATGTTCGAGACATCCAGGGCCATGTTTGTGGTGGCCTTGCTGGGGACTTTTCCGGGATATTGGTTCACAGTTTTCTTCATTGAACGGATTGGCCGATACATCATCCAGCTTGTGGGGTTCTTCATGATGTCCTTATTCATGCTGATCATAGGAATCAAATACGAATACCTCAGGGACGATAATAAATGGCTGTTTGCAGTCCTATATGGGCTGACCTTCTTCTTTGCCAATTTCGGTCCAAACAGCACAACTTTTGTTCTTCCGGCCGAGCTGTTCCCGACCCGAGTGAGATCAACATGCCATGCAATGAGCGCTGCGGCCGGGAAGGCTGGGGCTATGATCGGGGCATTTGTGGTGGCGACCTATACTTTGGATGGTAAAGCTAATGAAATTAGGGTAGCCATGATAACCATGGCCTGTACAAATATGCTAGGGTTCTTCTGTACATTCTTGGTGACGGAGACCAAAGGCCGATCCCTGGAGGAAATATCAGGCGAGGATGGAGGTAATAATGAAACCCAGATGCCTAGCACACCATCAAAATAA
- the LOC104882171 gene encoding mavicyanin-like — MGGLMIGEVGGMNHIIGKSLGWTIPQNASFYQDWAAPRTFAVGDKLVFLYSSGMHNVIEVSKADYDACTQKNTISVHFSGPTVLKLAKPGDHYFICGLRQHCLRGQKLSIKVAQGQVPVESGADSAKSLFSFRLVSVLLIFVLFMPI, encoded by the exons ATGGGGGGTCTTATGATTGGGGAGGTGGGTGGAATGAATCACATTATTGGAAAAAGCCTTGGCTGGACCATCCCCCAGAATGCTTCCTTCTACCAAGACTGGGCAGCACCCAGAACTTTCGCCGTTGGTGACAAGTTGG TCTTCTTGTATAGTTCGGGCATGCACAATGTGATAGAGGTTAGCAAGGCGGATTATGATGCATGCACTCAAAAGAATACGATCAGTGTACACTTCAGCGGGCCGACGGTTCTTAAGCTCGCTAAGCCTGGGGATCACTACTTCATCTGTGGCCTCAGGCAGCACTGTTTGCGTGGCCAGAAACTGAGCATTAAGGTGGCACAGGGGCAAGTGCCTGTGGAGTCTGGTGCCGATTCTGCTAAGTCTTTGTTCAGTTTCAGGCTGGTTTCTGTTTTATTAATCTTTGTGCTTTTCATGCCTATTTGA